The region AAATATAAGTTGTTAACTCAAGAAAAGAAATTTTGTTATCTCGGGATCACTCgaaaaatatgttttctttaaaagaaacaaCTTTAATTAAGATCTGGAGAAAAATAGAACTTGAAAGCACAAAATATTAAGAAAACTGTATTaagaaaacaacttttttttaaacacagcatcATGTGACATGTAAGGTGATATTTGAAAGAAGAACATGTTGTgaagatataaataatagatagaaataaataatagaagaaATAGAAGAAATAAATAGTGAAATAGTTTATAACCGCTAGTACACTCtctattgagagagagagagagagagagagagaacgggggagagagagagacagacagagagagagaaagcggcggagagagagagagcgagagagaaagcgGGACATCTGCGACTTAAACAGTGATCTTCTATAAAGTTGCGGCTGTTTGGAGGAAAACATGAACATGAGCGACCAAGTAACAGATTTCTCTGGAAGCTGGAGAATGAAAAGCTCAGAAAACTTCGAGGAGCTGCTTAAAGCGCTTGGTgagttttttgtctttttttctttattttttttaaaagttttattaattaaaataaaagcaagaataagaaaaataaggtAAATGCAAGCAGATAAGTGAGTAATGACTCCCAAGCAGATATTCTGTATTATTACTGAGTAAAGCTGATTTCCTCCTGCTGTAGTGTTGAGAGAGCAATATGCATCTGTAAACTCCACATTGTACCTTCTGTTCTAACACAATTACCCCATAAACCATTAAAGCAGCATATGATAAagtgaatataaaaaagaaatagtttCTGTAAtcagtttttctctctttaatttTTTGAAAGCCTTTGACATGAAAAGCCAAAATGGTTTATTGGTAATATGATAATAAAAGTGGAAATGGATTAAATCTTCCTACATATTTAATTCACACCGAATGGAAAATGTTGTGTAAGTAAACGCAATGAACAAGCGGTGTTGAAAATGACTGAATTATTAAACCTCCACACATGATGTGAACTAAATTTATACTTACGTAGTGGAATTAATTTGTCAAGACCATTTATAACCttgtcagtatttttttttttctgccccaGGTGTTTTAGGGGTTAGTTTCCTGTTGGATGCTGAGCACACATCCTTATATATGAATGTCATGTAAAGGAAATCATGTTACGTCTATCAAGCAACAATCATCAATAAGCCAGAAATCTTACTCAAGTAACTCTGCACTTGTTTTGACCTTTAAGATGCTGTGCCATTCAATTGGATTTTAACCATGAAGTATAATTGAAAACTAATGAAACATTGGTTAATCAGCTAAACAAATTGTAGTTTTGAATGAGTTGTTAAAATATTTCCACCtggattatttttaatcagttaaaaatattgaattttttacattttatattgctTTTAATTTAAGTACTGTAAGTGAGATTCTGACCCAGTGCCTatacttttatttctgtatgtatTCCATCACCGTTAATGATCATGTTTAATTTGGTCATTTCTGTAATCATTTTGTAAAGAATGTATTTGCTTTGATTAGTTGGCTTTGTGCTTATTTCAGTGtattgagtcttttttttttttacagctctgTACATTTTGATATATAGACCATTTACAGACTTTAATGAAAGTAATAAATCCTTATTGATTTATGACCTGGCTTTCCACTTATTCCTGCGAGTGAAATCATTTGCTGTTGCTTCAAGTGAAATAAACTTCCCAACGGAACTCCTCCCATGGCTAAATATTTATTCCTGATTTGGTATTTCCTTGGCTAAGCAGGGAGAAATGAGGTTTGGTGTATCCGATTTGAATTATCTACAGGAATGCTTATGGGGAAAAACATTCCATTACATTTAACGCATTCATTCAGGAAATCAGGTAACCGCAAAAAGCAGGCTTTGGATCCAGTTTTGCTCTTAATCCTTATTCGGTGTGTTTTCTCTAGGCGTGAATGTCTTTCTGAGGAAAATCGCTGTAGCGGCAGCATCCAGGCCCTCGGTTGAGATCAAGCAGCAGGGAGAGACTCTGTCCATACAGACATCCACCAGCGTTCGCACTACTCATGTGTCCTTCACCGTGGGTCAGATCTTCAACGAGACCACCGTAGATGGACGACCATGCACGGTAACTTTAGTAATTTGCCAAGCCTGAGAAAATTTACTTATTATCACTGGACATGTCACCTTTCCTCAATCCTCACCTGTCCAGTAGGAGTGAATCTCTACCACTGTAAACTCAATCCAATGTGATCTTACACAGTTGTAGCTCATCGACCTTGATGTttgatgtgctgtgtgttttaacaCGCTTTTCTGTTTACCACACCGATAAAGAGTAGTTATTTAAGTTTTGTAGCCCATTCTGGCCGTTCACATCTGACCTCTCATAAATGCTTCtcactttttcttcttgttgttgtaTTATTCGCTGTAAACTCTAAACAGATTTGTGTTTGGAAATCAGGAGATCAGCAATTTCTTAAACACTCAAAACAGTGCCAACAGGATCACGTTGTCtgttaaaatgaacattaaatgaTACTCTTGAGCTGTACTCAATTAGCACTGCAGACacctgattggttgattggGTTTTACATACAATTAAATGCTTGCACTCGGATATTACTTAGTCCCGCttcaactttacattttttggcATTTAGCaaacatccttatccagagtgacttacatttttatatcagtttatgcaactgagggttaagggccttgctcaggggcccagcagtggcagcttggtggccttggggttcaaacccatgactttctgatcagtagttcaacgccttaaccaatgagctaccacatcccatattCCACTCACTTACTCTGGTCGCTGTCTTTCCTCCGATTCAGAGTTTTCCAAAATGGGACACTGACAGAAAGATCACCTGTGAGCAGACTCTGCTGAAGGGCGAGGGACCACAGACATCCTGGACTCGTGAGCTGAACGATAACGGGGAGCTTGTACTAGTAAGGCACTGAATTTCCATCAGTTACTAAACACAGTTTGTCATCttatatatgtttattgtaCATTCAGAAATTATTCACACTCACTTAAAGGTCATGAAAGGTTTTCCTTTTTATAAAATTGTGTATTTCACCTGTATTTTATTCAGCTGATTGGATTTGATATTGGAAATATCGTTATTGGTAAAAGCACACACGGTTCTGTCTTTTGAAAGCCCCAGACATCTGGGGAAGGGTACTGAAAGAGTTCTGCAGTGATGAAGGCACCAAAAAATCACTAAGCTCATAGTCTTTTGAAGTTAAAAATGGGAACGAGAGAATCCATGTGTATCATTGACAATACACCACTACAGTGATGTAACATTCCAAGTTCACAAAGCAATTTGTGGGTAGATTGCAAGAAAATCACAATGAATGAGTTattcatgatgatgatgttgaggaGTATATCCATAAACATTCGATAGAATTCATCCATGGTAAGATCATTTATAATTAGGATGAACCTCTTCTCCTCATTAAGAGTATTAATCAGAGATCAGATTCATCAGTGCTGAATAATTTCTGAATGCACTACAGATTTCATGTAAAGCCAACGGtattgtgttaaataaatgGCTGAATTGGTCTTTGAACCAACcaaattattttcattacatgaccaaatgtttgtggacatctgaTCATCACACTCACATGTGCTTGTCAAACATCCcgttccagatttattcctcttttctgTTATATTGTACTAAAGTCATCTGTGAAGTCTTTCCACTcgatgttgttgtgtgtttgtgtggatttgtgttcattcagctacaagagcatcagtgcaatcagacactgatgatgtaagagtgaggaggtctggggttcagtctgtgttccagtacatcacaaaggtgttcagtgggcaAAAAAAGTCATgactcagtgcaggacacttgagttcttcactacaaccttcacacaccatgtcttcatggagctctgtgcttttgTTCTTCCTGGAACAAGGTTGGAGTCTCTTAGTTCCCGGTGAAGGAACACTGTAATATTACAGAATACAAAGtcattctatacaattgtgtttggggaagaaccgcatatgggtgtgatggtcagaggtgcacatacttttgcccaTATAGTGTAGTTCACTTCATTTTAAAAGACAGCAGAGCCCTTTTTTAAGAATTTACTTGAGACAAGATATCAGACTAAATCATTGTAAATCCATTACAACTgctgtttctgttcatttatttgattaCTAGGATGTATAAatcaatacagtaaatacaaaatgtacaaataatctACATCACTTCACGAGTCACAAACTCATATTTTGAAAATTGTTTGTCATTCAAATCAAATAATAGAATCAAATAACCACAGAAGTCGAGTTTTTGAGGCCCAGATGAAGCCAGGTCCATAGTGAAATCCTGAACCCAGAGCATGCTGACTGAACTAATCTCAATAGctcaatatttttataataaatcaatTGATTGTTTTGACACAACACATTTTGTTCATATTCTTTGTTTCAGACTATGAGCGCTGGAGATGTCATCTGTACTCGTGTCTATGAGCGAGAGTGAGGACTCGCATTATTGGTCTCGCTCAATGTTTCAGTTAATCATTTATACTGTGGTACAAATTgccttttactgtatatttgctGTCTACTATCAACTGCCATCAATCTTTTAATATGTCAtcatatattactgtatgtacagcacAGTGCAAAAGTATTTGCACCTTACAGATTTCTTCTATCTTTGCATATTGTTCCCACTTTATTGTTTCAGTTTCTGATCTAAACAAAATTTGAAAGAATCGAAGCTTTACTTAAAGAAGAGAGGataaagaaaatgactgaaattgaAAATTGAAATTTGGAAAGACTTACAAAGCCGTTTTCTAAGGCTCAGGGACTTCAGGGAAGCCCAGTAAGAGCATTATCTCCAAATGAAGAATCctttgaatagaattgaatgtTCCCAGAAGTGGGGATGACATGAAAGTCATGAAAGGTCTCCTCAGGTAAGGTCAGTAATCATGACTCATGAGGCAAAAATGGTGTCAAAACACTCAGATGATCCATAAGccttttgcaaaaaaatttgCAAAAGATCTTGGAAGATATTAGTCCTAATAGATTTAGTGTAAAGCTAAACATTCTACAATAAGATAATCATTATTCCAACAGTGagacatggtggtggtagtgtgatagTGTGGGGATACCTGGGAGACTTGCCCTAACTAATTGATAATTGATAGAACCAATAATTCTGCTCTACAAGAAATTTAATTTTGTCtggaaagacaaaataaaagttttagaGTGGCCTTGTTAAAGTCCTGAACCCCAATGAGATGCTTTAACAGGTCCTTAAATCGGCAGGTCGTGCTTGAAAGCTCTTCGTTGTCTCTGATTTAAAGCAATCCTGCAAAGAAGAGAGGACAAAAATTCTTTTATAGGAACTGAAAGACTAATCTCCTTTCATCATGAGCTTCTGGTTGCTGCAAAAAGTGCCACAACTAGTTATTGCAAATGGGGggcaattatttttttagtttggaGCTCCTCAGATATTATGTGTgacaaatatgcaaaaatagaaaaagcAATGTATGAATAAAACTTATGAGtgaaattctgtgtgtgtatgtgtgtgtgtgtgtgtgtgtgttaagcccTATATTCTGGCCAGATCTTGACAAAAAATCTGCATGTTTTATTGTCTTATTATCAATAAAACCATTGTTACAAATATACATGGAGGGGCTCCCAGTTTAactcagtgaaatgaaacacgTGGTTTAATATCAGGCTGAGCAAACACTGTAATGACATGATATATAAATGTTCCCCAAGcagctaaaatatatttatcttaCTTCAAAttcaagtaaaataataatagattagatttatattaAGATATATTCAGCAGTGGCTGCTGTAATCTTGTCTTCTTGTATCCCAAGATACACATAATGTGTGCAATTCTGTTATTATTCTCCAGTTCAAACTgtgtttacaatatttattttatgaacttACCACATATTTTAAACAGCTTGAGCAGCGAGGTTTGGGAAATCTGGAAGCAGTTGATTCAGTGAAAGAAAGTCATTATAACAAACatcactattttatttcatttcatctgaTCAGAATTAAGTCTcgatctttctttctctgaagaaatttacacaaaatctgcctgaaaaaaacaaccaaaacagTGGGTTCTCTTCAGACTGGAAGTCAGACAAACACTGCATTTACTTAGTGACTCATCAAAAGAGTATGAGAGACAAAATAGGTCCAGGTTGGTCTGGATTTTCATCTTTAAAACAAACCCAATAAAGGGTTTAAAaggcattaataaaaaaattcttagtACACACAGATTAATGTAAGTTTCATTTGACTACAGTGCAGTTGTCTTGGGCAAATctttacaaagaaaagaaagcggTATTGGATTTCGACAGAGGCAATGTTAATCGTCGTGTTGTGTTACAGCGGGTCACTGACTTCTTTCTGTGGAAGCACTTTCAGCTCATTTGGTTTGAATGGGGCCCTGTTTTCTTCTTCCACTAATCTAAACCATACAGCCTGGAAACAGGGTACGAAACCCAAAAACCCGCCTAGAATATGATTCCATCCCCTGCTTGTTGCCACAGCAACTCGGCTCATTCCTGAGATGGTGATGTCATGGAGAGTGTAGAGCTCCATTGGAtgaggaatgtttttttttctttggtggTGGTGAAGAAGGGGAGGCTGCACCACAAAAACCCAAAGAGTGTAAATTTATTTAGTAGATTAAAGAATTACAAtgatttttgtcatgttttttccttattttataGGCTAATAATCCACAATCATATATTTAATCTAGTTTCACAAATTAGTTGAACATCTCACACTGTTACATAACACATATTATGCAATGTACTGACCCTGAATTAGGGAGTCTAAATCATGTCATTCTATTTCTACCAGACCTGTTTCTATcatataaagtttaataaagcaaaagaaaaacatacatgGAAGATGTTGAAATTACTAAACACAGCTTGTCATATATACTGTTGTCGcgatgaggcaaaggcgagtgaggatccaaatgcagtcaaacatttaataatcaaaacaagaaacagggaaacagacaggcaggcaagaCTAGGCAGAACAccgggctaacaggaaacagaaacacataca is a window of Tachysurus vachellii isolate PV-2020 chromosome 3, HZAU_Pvac_v1, whole genome shotgun sequence DNA encoding:
- the crabp2b gene encoding cellular retinoic acid-binding protein 2b, producing MNMSDQVTDFSGSWRMKSSENFEELLKALGVNVFLRKIAVAAASRPSVEIKQQGETLSIQTSTSVRTTHVSFTVGQIFNETTVDGRPCTSFPKWDTDRKITCEQTLLKGEGPQTSWTRELNDNGELVLTMSAGDVICTRVYERE